The DNA segment GTCCCCTGAATTGATTGATTGTCGGATAGTAAGTCAGTGCCATAAGTCCATGAGTTTTGACATATTCAGCAAACTCCTCAGCTTCTCCGAAAAACACAGCATCCATAACATAGCCGTTTGTGTCGATTACCTGCATCTTGGCTACATTTTTATTCTTGCCAAATATTCGCACGCCTGTCACTTTCAATCCTTTTTGTGCAAAAAGAGGTTTCGAATTTCCCTTTCCAAACGGAGCCAGTAATTCAATTTGGCTGACCAGTTTTTTGCTGATATATGCAATCGGCATTTCGATATCAATGACCACCTTTTCCATCAGATCCGTTTCGTCAAGTGTACATACCTCATTGATTTTTTTTCGAAAGAGTGACAGATTCTCCATATCCAAGGAGAGTCCTGCCGCCATAGGATGTCCCCCAAACTTTGTCAGCAGTTCCTTGCATTTACAAAGCTCATCATACATAGAATAACTTTCGATGGAACGGCCACTTCCCTTTAAACCTTCCGTCGTTTTCGTTATCACAAAAGATGGCTTGTGATAATGTTCTCTGAGTCTTCCGGCGATAATGCCTGCCAGACTCTCATGACACTCGGGCAGATATACCACCAGAACTCTGTCTTTTTGTAAGTCCGATTGTTCGACATATGAGATTGCCTCTTTTGTCCCCTGAAGCGTCATTGCCTTCCGGCTTTCATTCAGTGCCTTCAAATCTCCCGCCAGTTCTGCCGCCTCTTTATTACTTTTGGCACAGAGCATCGCAAGTGCACGTTTAGCCGTGTCGAGTCGTCCGCTTGCATTTAAACAAGGACCCAGAACAAACCCTATATGATAGGCATTAACATCTTTTGAATGCAGCTGATTTTCACCCATAAGAGCCAGAAGTCCCTTGCTTTTTGTCTTTCTGAGACGTTT comes from the Blautia liquoris genome and includes:
- the recJ gene encoding single-stranded-DNA-specific exonuclease RecJ, with product MERWVVAAKKAEFKKVGRDFHIDPVIARLIRNRDVIGYENIDEYLNGDLNYLHDPKDFKDMKKALDILDSVINAKKKIRIIGDYDIDGVMSTYILLTGLKKVGARADIQIPDRIKDGYGLNESLVREACDAGVDLILTCDNGIAASEQVKVAKDLGMQVIVTDHHEVPYEDENGRRNYLLPPADAIVNPKQQDCHYPFKGLCGAAVAWKLICALYQRHGIDRAESIEFIEYAAFATIGDVMDLQGENRVIVKEGLKRLRKTKSKGLLALMGENQLHSKDVNAYHIGFVLGPCLNASGRLDTAKRALAMLCAKSNKEAAELAGDLKALNESRKAMTLQGTKEAISYVEQSDLQKDRVLVVYLPECHESLAGIIAGRLREHYHKPSFVITKTTEGLKGSGRSIESYSMYDELCKCKELLTKFGGHPMAAGLSLDMENLSLFRKKINEVCTLDETDLMEKVVIDIEMPIAYISKKLVSQIELLAPFGKGNSKPLFAQKGLKVTGVRIFGKNKNVAKMQVIDTNGYVMDAVFFGEAEEFAEYVKTHGLMALTYYPTINQFRGRESLQITVINYQ